One genomic region from Scomber scombrus chromosome 19, fScoSco1.1, whole genome shotgun sequence encodes:
- the yipf6 gene encoding protein YIPF6 — protein MATAQEASRPFAGLSDVSISEDIPVEGDISVPIGSSRRDDEFSTLDEPVKETILRDLRAVGNKFIHVLYPQRSSALLRDWDLWGPLLLCVTLALLLQGGAADSEEQGGPQFAEVFVIVWFGSIIITLNSKLLGGTISFFQSLCVLGYCIMPLTVAMAVCRIVLIGGSGTVSFAVRLAVVIASFSWSTFASTAFLADSQPPNRKALVVYPVFLFYFVIGWMVLTFSPSQ, from the exons ATGGCCACAGCGCAGGAGGCCAGCAGGCCGTTCGCAGGACTGTCCGATGTCTCCATCTCGGAGGACATCCCGGTGGAGGGAGACATCTCCGTCCCCATCGGCTCCTCCAGGAGGGACGATGAGTTCTCCACGCTGGACGAACCGGTGAAGGAGACGATCCTGCGGGACCTGCGGGCCGTGGGGAACAAGTTCATCCATGTGCTGTACCCGCAGAGGAGCTCCGCGCTGCTGCGGGATTGGGACCTGTGGGGCCCGCTGCTGCTCTGCGTGACTctggctctgctgctgcagggaGGAGCTGCAGACAGCGAGGAGCAGGGAGGCCCGCAGTTCGCTGAG GTCTTCGTCATCGTCTGGTTCGgctccatcatcatcaccctcaACTCCAAGCTGCTGGGCGGCACCATCTCTTTCTTCCAGAGCCTGTGCGTGCTTGGTTACTGCATCATGCCTCTGACCGTTGCCATGGCAGTGTGTCGGATCGTCCTGATCGGCGGCTCGGGCACCGTCAGCTTCGCCGTGCGGCTGGCGGTCGTCATCGCCTCCTTCAGCTGGTCCACCTTCGCCTCCACGGCCTTCCTCGCCGACAGCCAGCCGCCCAACCGCAAGGCGCTGGTGGTCTACCCGGTGTTCCTCTTCTACTTCGTGATCGGCTGGATGGTCCTGACGTTCTCGCCGTCGCAGTAG